A DNA window from Tachysurus fulvidraco isolate hzauxx_2018 chromosome 4, HZAU_PFXX_2.0, whole genome shotgun sequence contains the following coding sequences:
- the LOC113655285 gene encoding glycine N-acyltransferase-like isoform X2, whose protein sequence is MFWWSRGQISVCSSSDQNGSENRIMKVLNKQVLKKAEEALRLYFPESQLVYGYVCRINRVDVDPTDVLVDQWPDFCVLLVKPGQQQDPDLIKDVCIFTKDKSCLMNILTRTDVLDWKQDMILSVDLQHEAMIKSVAANKSVPINKIVVRHLMRLQDPSKLQVERLSFQVSSVKESHSALINSKWLLGRGERTEPLIRNMIRNFPSCCVLDSEGRPVSWVLTYPSCAMGVIYTLPEHRQKGYAKALATTMAKKLHSNGYPVYCFINLENQPSYRLLTSLGFTRYLPYAWFYFNL, encoded by the exons ATGTTCTGGTGGAGCAGAGGCCAGATCTCAGTGTGTTCCTCATCAGACCAAAACGGCAG CGAGAACAGAATCATGAAGGTGTTGAACAAGCAGGTGCTGAAAAAGGCTGAGGAAGCACTCAGACTCTACTTTCCTGAGTCACAACTG GTGTATGGATATGTTTGTCGTATTAATCGAGTAGACGTTGATCCCACAGATGTGCTGGTGGACCAGTGGCCGGATTTCTGTGTGCTGCTTGTTAAACCGGGTCAGCAGCAG GATCCAGACTTGATAAAAGATGTGTGCATTTTTACCAAGGACAAATCATGTCTCATGAACATACTAACCAGGACAGACGTTCTTGACTGGAAGCAGGACATGATTTTAA GTGTTGACCTGCAGCATGAGGCAATGATAAAGTCTGTAGCAGCAAACAAAAGTGTACCAATTAACAAAATAGTTGTCAGACACTTGATGAGATTGCAGGATCCATCTAAGCTTCAAGTGGAGAG GTTATCCTTTCAAGTGTCATCAGTTAAGGAGTCTCATTCTGCCTTGATTAACAGCAAATGGCTCTTGGGCAGGGGTGAACGCACTGAGCCCCTGATCAGGAACATGATCAGGAACTTCCCTTCGTGTTGTGTGTTGGATTCAGAGGGTCGGCCGGTGTCGTGGGTCTTGACTTACCCTTCCTGTGCGATGGGAGTAATATACACGCTGCCGgagcacagacagaaaggctATGCCAAAGCCCTGGCCACCACAATGGCCAAGAAACTACATTCAAATGGCTACCCGGTCTACTGCTTCATTAATTTGGAGAACCAACCATCGTACAGGCTTTTGACCAGTTTAGGCTTCACCAGGTATCTGCCTTATgcttggttttattttaatctatgA
- the LOC113655287 gene encoding glycine N-acyltransferase-like protein 3 isoform X1: MKVLNKQELKKAEEALRLYFPESQEVYGYVCRINRVDVDPTDVLVDQWPDFRVLLVKPSQQQLSCSFYIQDPDLIKHVCIFTKDKSCLMNILTRTDVLDWKQEMILSVDLQHEEMIKAVAANKSVPINKTFVGHLMRLQDPSKLKAERLSFQVSSVKESHAALINSKWDWGTGERTETLIRNMIRNFPSYCVLDSEGRPVSWVLSYPSCVMGPIYTLPEHRQKGYAKALVTILAKKLHSDGYPVYCFIKLENQPSYKLFTSLGFTRDLSYRNAWLYFNQASMTP; encoded by the exons ATGAAGGTGTTGAACAAGCAGGAGCTGAAAAAGGCTGAGGAAGCACTCAGACTCTACTTTCCCGAGTCACAAGAG GTGTATGGATATGTTTGTCGTATTAATCGAGTAGACGTTGATCCCACAGATGTGCTGGTGGACCAGTGGCCGGATTTCCGTGTGCTGCTTGTTAAACCGAGTCAGCAGCAG TTGTCCTGTTCCTTTTATATACAGGATCCAGACTTGATAAAACATGTGTGCATTTTTACCAAGGACAAATCATGTCTCATGAACATACTAACCAGGACAGACGTTCTTGACTGGAAGCAGGAGATGATTTTAA GTGTTGACCTGCAGCATGAGGAAATGATAAAGGCTGTAGCAGCGAACAAAAGTGTACCAATTAACAAAACATTTGTTGGACACTTGATGAGATTGCAGGATCCATCTAAGCTTAAAGCGGAAAG GTTATCCTTTCAAGTGTCATCAGTTAAGGAGTCTCACGCTGCCTTGATTAACAGCAAATGGGACTGGGGCACGGGTGAACGCACTGAGACCCTGATCAGGAACATGATCAGGAACTTCCCTTCTTATTGTGTACTGGATTCAGAGGGTCGGCCGGTGTCGTGGGTCTTGAGTTACCCTTCATGTGTGATGGGACCAATTTACACACTGCCCgagcacagacagaaaggctACGCCAAAGCCCTGGTCACCATATTGGCAAAGAAACTACATTCAGACGGCTACCCGGTCTACTGCTTCATTAAGTTGGAGAACCAACCATCGTACAAGCTCTTTACCAGTTTAGGCTTCACCAGGGATCTGTCTTATAGGAATGCTTGGCTTTATTTTAATCAGGCATCTATGACTCCATAA
- the LOC113655285 gene encoding glycine N-acyltransferase-like isoform X4 translates to MKVLNKQVLKKAEEALRLYFPESQLVYGYVCRINRVDVDPTDVLVDQWPDFCVLLVKPGQQQDPDLIKDVCIFTKDKSCLMNILTRTDVLDWKQDMILSVDLQHEAMIKSVAANKSVPINKIVVRHLMRLQDPSKLQVERLSFQVSSVKESHSALINSKWLLGRGERTEPLIRNMIRNFPSCCVLDSEGRPVSWVLTYPSCAMGVIYTLPEHRQKGYAKALATTMAKKLHSNGYPVYCFINLENQPSYRLLTSLGFTRYLPYAWFYFNL, encoded by the exons ATGAAGGTGTTGAACAAGCAGGTGCTGAAAAAGGCTGAGGAAGCACTCAGACTCTACTTTCCTGAGTCACAACTG GTGTATGGATATGTTTGTCGTATTAATCGAGTAGACGTTGATCCCACAGATGTGCTGGTGGACCAGTGGCCGGATTTCTGTGTGCTGCTTGTTAAACCGGGTCAGCAGCAG GATCCAGACTTGATAAAAGATGTGTGCATTTTTACCAAGGACAAATCATGTCTCATGAACATACTAACCAGGACAGACGTTCTTGACTGGAAGCAGGACATGATTTTAA GTGTTGACCTGCAGCATGAGGCAATGATAAAGTCTGTAGCAGCAAACAAAAGTGTACCAATTAACAAAATAGTTGTCAGACACTTGATGAGATTGCAGGATCCATCTAAGCTTCAAGTGGAGAG GTTATCCTTTCAAGTGTCATCAGTTAAGGAGTCTCATTCTGCCTTGATTAACAGCAAATGGCTCTTGGGCAGGGGTGAACGCACTGAGCCCCTGATCAGGAACATGATCAGGAACTTCCCTTCGTGTTGTGTGTTGGATTCAGAGGGTCGGCCGGTGTCGTGGGTCTTGACTTACCCTTCCTGTGCGATGGGAGTAATATACACGCTGCCGgagcacagacagaaaggctATGCCAAAGCCCTGGCCACCACAATGGCCAAGAAACTACATTCAAATGGCTACCCGGTCTACTGCTTCATTAATTTGGAGAACCAACCATCGTACAGGCTTTTGACCAGTTTAGGCTTCACCAGGTATCTGCCTTATgcttggttttattttaatctatgA
- the LOC113655287 gene encoding glycine N-acyltransferase-like protein 3 isoform X7 produces MIAQIESQCDLLGPGIADIVYGYVCRINRVDVDPTDVLVDQWPDFRVLLVKPSQQQDPDLIKHVCIFTKDKSCLMNILTRTDVLDWKQEMILSVDLQHEEMIKAVAANKSVPINKTFVGHLMRLQDPSKLKAERLSFQVSSVKESHAALINSKWDWGTGERTETLIRNMIRNFPSYCVLDSEGRPVSWVLSYPSCVMGPIYTLPEHRQKGYAKALVTILAKKLHSDGYPVYCFIKLENQPSYKLFTSLGFTRDLSYRNAWLYFNQASMTP; encoded by the exons GTGTATGGATATGTTTGTCGTATTAATCGAGTAGACGTTGATCCCACAGATGTGCTGGTGGACCAGTGGCCGGATTTCCGTGTGCTGCTTGTTAAACCGAGTCAGCAGCAG GATCCAGACTTGATAAAACATGTGTGCATTTTTACCAAGGACAAATCATGTCTCATGAACATACTAACCAGGACAGACGTTCTTGACTGGAAGCAGGAGATGATTTTAA GTGTTGACCTGCAGCATGAGGAAATGATAAAGGCTGTAGCAGCGAACAAAAGTGTACCAATTAACAAAACATTTGTTGGACACTTGATGAGATTGCAGGATCCATCTAAGCTTAAAGCGGAAAG GTTATCCTTTCAAGTGTCATCAGTTAAGGAGTCTCACGCTGCCTTGATTAACAGCAAATGGGACTGGGGCACGGGTGAACGCACTGAGACCCTGATCAGGAACATGATCAGGAACTTCCCTTCTTATTGTGTACTGGATTCAGAGGGTCGGCCGGTGTCGTGGGTCTTGAGTTACCCTTCATGTGTGATGGGACCAATTTACACACTGCCCgagcacagacagaaaggctACGCCAAAGCCCTGGTCACCATATTGGCAAAGAAACTACATTCAGACGGCTACCCGGTCTACTGCTTCATTAAGTTGGAGAACCAACCATCGTACAAGCTCTTTACCAGTTTAGGCTTCACCAGGGATCTGTCTTATAGGAATGCTTGGCTTTATTTTAATCAGGCATCTATGACTCCATAA
- the LOC113655287 gene encoding glycine N-acyltransferase-like isoform X2 yields the protein MKVLNKQVLKKAEEALRLYFPASQLVYGYVCRINRVDVDPTDVLVDQWPDFRVLLVKPSQQQLSCSFYIQDPDLIKHVCIFTKDKSCLMNILTRTDVLDWKQEMILSVDLQHEEMIKAVAANKSVPINKTFVGHLMRLQDPSKLKAERLSFQVSSVKESHAALINSKWDWGTGERTETLIRNMIRNFPSYCVLDSEGRPVSWVLSYPSCVMGPIYTLPEHRQKGYAKALVTILAKKLHSDGYPVYCFIKLENQPSYKLFTSLGFTRDLSYRNAWLYFNQASMTP from the exons GTGTATGGATATGTTTGTCGTATTAATCGAGTAGACGTTGATCCCACAGATGTGCTGGTGGACCAGTGGCCGGATTTCCGTGTGCTGCTTGTTAAACCGAGTCAGCAGCAG TTGTCCTGTTCCTTTTATATACAGGATCCAGACTTGATAAAACATGTGTGCATTTTTACCAAGGACAAATCATGTCTCATGAACATACTAACCAGGACAGACGTTCTTGACTGGAAGCAGGAGATGATTTTAA GTGTTGACCTGCAGCATGAGGAAATGATAAAGGCTGTAGCAGCGAACAAAAGTGTACCAATTAACAAAACATTTGTTGGACACTTGATGAGATTGCAGGATCCATCTAAGCTTAAAGCGGAAAG GTTATCCTTTCAAGTGTCATCAGTTAAGGAGTCTCACGCTGCCTTGATTAACAGCAAATGGGACTGGGGCACGGGTGAACGCACTGAGACCCTGATCAGGAACATGATCAGGAACTTCCCTTCTTATTGTGTACTGGATTCAGAGGGTCGGCCGGTGTCGTGGGTCTTGAGTTACCCTTCATGTGTGATGGGACCAATTTACACACTGCCCgagcacagacagaaaggctACGCCAAAGCCCTGGTCACCATATTGGCAAAGAAACTACATTCAGACGGCTACCCGGTCTACTGCTTCATTAAGTTGGAGAACCAACCATCGTACAAGCTCTTTACCAGTTTAGGCTTCACCAGGGATCTGTCTTATAGGAATGCTTGGCTTTATTTTAATCAGGCATCTATGACTCCATAA
- the LOC113655287 gene encoding glycine N-acyltransferase-like isoform X4 — protein sequence MIAQIESQCDLLGPGIADIVYGYVCRINRVDVDPTDVLVDQWPDFRVLLVKPSQQQLSCSFYIQDPDLIKHVCIFTKDKSCLMNILTRTDVLDWKQEMILSVDLQHEEMIKAVAANKSVPINKTFVGHLMRLQDPSKLKAERLSFQVSSVKESHAALINSKWDWGTGERTETLIRNMIRNFPSYCVLDSEGRPVSWVLSYPSCVMGPIYTLPEHRQKGYAKALVTILAKKLHSDGYPVYCFIKLENQPSYKLFTSLGFTRDLSYRNAWLYFNQASMTP from the exons GTGTATGGATATGTTTGTCGTATTAATCGAGTAGACGTTGATCCCACAGATGTGCTGGTGGACCAGTGGCCGGATTTCCGTGTGCTGCTTGTTAAACCGAGTCAGCAGCAG TTGTCCTGTTCCTTTTATATACAGGATCCAGACTTGATAAAACATGTGTGCATTTTTACCAAGGACAAATCATGTCTCATGAACATACTAACCAGGACAGACGTTCTTGACTGGAAGCAGGAGATGATTTTAA GTGTTGACCTGCAGCATGAGGAAATGATAAAGGCTGTAGCAGCGAACAAAAGTGTACCAATTAACAAAACATTTGTTGGACACTTGATGAGATTGCAGGATCCATCTAAGCTTAAAGCGGAAAG GTTATCCTTTCAAGTGTCATCAGTTAAGGAGTCTCACGCTGCCTTGATTAACAGCAAATGGGACTGGGGCACGGGTGAACGCACTGAGACCCTGATCAGGAACATGATCAGGAACTTCCCTTCTTATTGTGTACTGGATTCAGAGGGTCGGCCGGTGTCGTGGGTCTTGAGTTACCCTTCATGTGTGATGGGACCAATTTACACACTGCCCgagcacagacagaaaggctACGCCAAAGCCCTGGTCACCATATTGGCAAAGAAACTACATTCAGACGGCTACCCGGTCTACTGCTTCATTAAGTTGGAGAACCAACCATCGTACAAGCTCTTTACCAGTTTAGGCTTCACCAGGGATCTGTCTTATAGGAATGCTTGGCTTTATTTTAATCAGGCATCTATGACTCCATAA
- the LOC113655285 gene encoding glycine N-acyltransferase-like protein 3 isoform X3, translating to MFWWSRGQISVCSSSDQNGSENRIMKVLNKQVLKKAEEALRLYFPESQLVYGYVCRINRVDVDPTDVLVDQWPDFCVLLVKPGQQQLSCSFYIQDPDLIKDVCIFTKDKSCLMNILTRTDVLDWKQDMILSVDLQHEAMIKSVAANKSVPINKIVVRHLMRLQDPSKLQVESKWLLGRGERTEPLIRNMIRNFPSCCVLDSEGRPVSWVLTYPSCAMGVIYTLPEHRQKGYAKALATTMAKKLHSNGYPVYCFINLENQPSYRLLTSLGFTRYLPYAWFYFNL from the exons ATGTTCTGGTGGAGCAGAGGCCAGATCTCAGTGTGTTCCTCATCAGACCAAAACGGCAG CGAGAACAGAATCATGAAGGTGTTGAACAAGCAGGTGCTGAAAAAGGCTGAGGAAGCACTCAGACTCTACTTTCCTGAGTCACAACTG GTGTATGGATATGTTTGTCGTATTAATCGAGTAGACGTTGATCCCACAGATGTGCTGGTGGACCAGTGGCCGGATTTCTGTGTGCTGCTTGTTAAACCGGGTCAGCAGCAG TTGTCCTGTTCCTTTTATATACAGGATCCAGACTTGATAAAAGATGTGTGCATTTTTACCAAGGACAAATCATGTCTCATGAACATACTAACCAGGACAGACGTTCTTGACTGGAAGCAGGACATGATTTTAA GTGTTGACCTGCAGCATGAGGCAATGATAAAGTCTGTAGCAGCAAACAAAAGTGTACCAATTAACAAAATAGTTGTCAGACACTTGATGAGATTGCAGGATCCATCTAAGCTTCAAGTGGAGAG CAAATGGCTCTTGGGCAGGGGTGAACGCACTGAGCCCCTGATCAGGAACATGATCAGGAACTTCCCTTCGTGTTGTGTGTTGGATTCAGAGGGTCGGCCGGTGTCGTGGGTCTTGACTTACCCTTCCTGTGCGATGGGAGTAATATACACGCTGCCGgagcacagacagaaaggctATGCCAAAGCCCTGGCCACCACAATGGCCAAGAAACTACATTCAAATGGCTACCCGGTCTACTGCTTCATTAATTTGGAGAACCAACCATCGTACAGGCTTTTGACCAGTTTAGGCTTCACCAGGTATCTGCCTTATgcttggttttattttaatctatgA
- the LOC113655285 gene encoding glycine N-acyltransferase-like isoform X1 — translation MFWWSRGQISVCSSSDQNGSENRIMKVLNKQVLKKAEEALRLYFPESQLVYGYVCRINRVDVDPTDVLVDQWPDFCVLLVKPGQQQLSCSFYIQDPDLIKDVCIFTKDKSCLMNILTRTDVLDWKQDMILSVDLQHEAMIKSVAANKSVPINKIVVRHLMRLQDPSKLQVERLSFQVSSVKESHSALINSKWLLGRGERTEPLIRNMIRNFPSCCVLDSEGRPVSWVLTYPSCAMGVIYTLPEHRQKGYAKALATTMAKKLHSNGYPVYCFINLENQPSYRLLTSLGFTRYLPYAWFYFNL, via the exons ATGTTCTGGTGGAGCAGAGGCCAGATCTCAGTGTGTTCCTCATCAGACCAAAACGGCAG CGAGAACAGAATCATGAAGGTGTTGAACAAGCAGGTGCTGAAAAAGGCTGAGGAAGCACTCAGACTCTACTTTCCTGAGTCACAACTG GTGTATGGATATGTTTGTCGTATTAATCGAGTAGACGTTGATCCCACAGATGTGCTGGTGGACCAGTGGCCGGATTTCTGTGTGCTGCTTGTTAAACCGGGTCAGCAGCAG TTGTCCTGTTCCTTTTATATACAGGATCCAGACTTGATAAAAGATGTGTGCATTTTTACCAAGGACAAATCATGTCTCATGAACATACTAACCAGGACAGACGTTCTTGACTGGAAGCAGGACATGATTTTAA GTGTTGACCTGCAGCATGAGGCAATGATAAAGTCTGTAGCAGCAAACAAAAGTGTACCAATTAACAAAATAGTTGTCAGACACTTGATGAGATTGCAGGATCCATCTAAGCTTCAAGTGGAGAG GTTATCCTTTCAAGTGTCATCAGTTAAGGAGTCTCATTCTGCCTTGATTAACAGCAAATGGCTCTTGGGCAGGGGTGAACGCACTGAGCCCCTGATCAGGAACATGATCAGGAACTTCCCTTCGTGTTGTGTGTTGGATTCAGAGGGTCGGCCGGTGTCGTGGGTCTTGACTTACCCTTCCTGTGCGATGGGAGTAATATACACGCTGCCGgagcacagacagaaaggctATGCCAAAGCCCTGGCCACCACAATGGCCAAGAAACTACATTCAAATGGCTACCCGGTCTACTGCTTCATTAATTTGGAGAACCAACCATCGTACAGGCTTTTGACCAGTTTAGGCTTCACCAGGTATCTGCCTTATgcttggttttattttaatctatgA
- the LOC113655287 gene encoding glycine N-acyltransferase-like protein 3 isoform X5: MKVLNKQELKKAEEALRLYFPESQEVYGYVCRINRVDVDPTDVLVDQWPDFRVLLVKPSQQQDPDLIKHVCIFTKDKSCLMNILTRTDVLDWKQEMILSVDLQHEEMIKAVAANKSVPINKTFVGHLMRLQDPSKLKAERLSFQVSSVKESHAALINSKWDWGTGERTETLIRNMIRNFPSYCVLDSEGRPVSWVLSYPSCVMGPIYTLPEHRQKGYAKALVTILAKKLHSDGYPVYCFIKLENQPSYKLFTSLGFTRDLSYRNAWLYFNQASMTP; the protein is encoded by the exons ATGAAGGTGTTGAACAAGCAGGAGCTGAAAAAGGCTGAGGAAGCACTCAGACTCTACTTTCCCGAGTCACAAGAG GTGTATGGATATGTTTGTCGTATTAATCGAGTAGACGTTGATCCCACAGATGTGCTGGTGGACCAGTGGCCGGATTTCCGTGTGCTGCTTGTTAAACCGAGTCAGCAGCAG GATCCAGACTTGATAAAACATGTGTGCATTTTTACCAAGGACAAATCATGTCTCATGAACATACTAACCAGGACAGACGTTCTTGACTGGAAGCAGGAGATGATTTTAA GTGTTGACCTGCAGCATGAGGAAATGATAAAGGCTGTAGCAGCGAACAAAAGTGTACCAATTAACAAAACATTTGTTGGACACTTGATGAGATTGCAGGATCCATCTAAGCTTAAAGCGGAAAG GTTATCCTTTCAAGTGTCATCAGTTAAGGAGTCTCACGCTGCCTTGATTAACAGCAAATGGGACTGGGGCACGGGTGAACGCACTGAGACCCTGATCAGGAACATGATCAGGAACTTCCCTTCTTATTGTGTACTGGATTCAGAGGGTCGGCCGGTGTCGTGGGTCTTGAGTTACCCTTCATGTGTGATGGGACCAATTTACACACTGCCCgagcacagacagaaaggctACGCCAAAGCCCTGGTCACCATATTGGCAAAGAAACTACATTCAGACGGCTACCCGGTCTACTGCTTCATTAAGTTGGAGAACCAACCATCGTACAAGCTCTTTACCAGTTTAGGCTTCACCAGGGATCTGTCTTATAGGAATGCTTGGCTTTATTTTAATCAGGCATCTATGACTCCATAA